CAGCCGAACATGGCTCAAATCCATCATCCAGGAACATCATGTTGGTTGGGTAATGATTGCCTGCACTCATACCAACCTACTTATATTGTAAGGTCTTAAAATTCAGGGTGTAAAGTTTGGAGGTGTCACATCGGATATCATATGGGGTGTCGCATatggtattcggatactaataaaaaaataaattacagaattcgtcggtaaattacgagacaaatttattaagcctaattaatccatcattagcacatgtgttacggtagcaccatattgtcaaatcatggactgattaggtttaaaagattcgtctcataaattagtcacaaactgtataattagttattttttagtctatatttaatactccatgtatatgtTTAAATATTTAAGGAGATAGGGCGTAAATTTTTGAAGTGGAACTGAGCAAGGCCTAAACGAGAGGAGCAGCGTTTCCATTTCCTGCCTTCCAGCCAAGCATGTACTAGTTATACAAATCTACCAACCAGCTTAGTTTTTGAAAGGCAGTTTTTTTGGGGAGAATTGCGTTCTTGCCCTTGTCCAATACTTCAATTGTGATTTTGCTCCCTCTTTTTTTAACTTTATGATTTTACCCTCGCTTTTTTCAAACTGAAGCTCCCGTCTACCCCTATTTTGTAACACCGTCTAAAATGCTTCGATTAAatgataaaaaaaagaaaaagaaaagacgcCTATATCAAAAGACAATTATACCCCTCAGTCGCTTTCTCCTTTCTCATCCGTTCGCTCGACCCGTTCCGACGAGAAGTCGCGGCCCGCACATGGTTTCGCGGCCTGGCAGAGGCGCAGctgccggcggcggcgcagctcctcctccctccttccccTCCCCCGGCGTGGCTCATCCTCCCTCCTTCCCGCACCATCGCCACCTCACGCACACCGCCGCCGGGCGCGCGCACGCGCTGCTCCTGTCCCCGCCGCTCGCGCTCGCCGCCATCTCGCGGGCGCCCCACCTCCCGGCGTCGCAGCTCCTGCTCTTCCTCCGCCGCCTGCGATGCCTCCCCGAGGCCCGGATGCGGGACGAGATGCCGCGCCTCGCGCTGCGCCTGCCGCTCCCGCCGGGCGACGACGCGCGCGAGGCGGACGAGGTCTTCGCCGCCGAGGCACACGCGGAGGAGGAGGCCGCGCGGAGGGACGCTGACCTCGCCGCGCGGACCACGCCCAAGAGGGACCGAGCCTCGCACCGGGGCCGGGCCGGACCCGCCTGGACGTGGAGGCGGCAGCTCTGGATGGTCATCCTCGCGGATCTCCTCCTCCTCACAATCCTCTTCGCCGCCTGGCTCGCAGTCTGCCGGGGATTCAGCTGCATTGGTCGGTAAATAGCTACACAACCTCCAAGGTACGTACGGAAATCAAATCCAGGGCCTTTCTTCTACTTCCGTTCCATGATTTGGATCATTCCAGGTGATATGGGTTCTCGATTTGATCCAGGAACACGGATCTCTAGTGTACGGTCTGCATCTGTGAACTAGAATTTATACTGCAATTTCAGACTCCATGCTTGTTTGGGTTTATCAGATTTTGGAATCTATATGTTTTTCGTTATGTCAACAAGGTACACGACACCACAAGTTCATTGCTGGGACTGGGTAGCATTGCTAAAAACTTTTCCGTCCATCAAGTGATTTGATTCCAAAATCTTACTCCTATCAATGTGCTCATAAATCATAATGTCATTGCCAATGTGTCCAGATTCCTGCTCCAAAGCGGGGAGAGATTGTTAGGCAAATCGGTGATGCCCTGCGAGCAAAGCTCCATCACCTTGGCACGCTTGTGTCACTTGAGATGGGGAAAATTCTTCCTGAAGGGATCGGTGAGGTTCAGGTAGGATCatacttgcttgattgcttctaGTGCATTGTCTACAATCTGCACACCATTTATTGTGCTCACGAAAAGTACCATCACTGAGTTCACACTTCACAGCTCATCTTTGCGTTTCTGTTTTAGGATGTTAATTTATATATACTACATTATCATCTATGAGGTTTCGTTACTGTTTCCATATCTGTTAGAACTGCAACTTTGCCTAAAACATGTCATTCTCATATGTGCAGCACTATTGAATAGGTCAGTTGGTACTGCATTGATTTGTCCTCTTTTTTGTAGGAAATCATCGACATgtgtgattatgctgtggggctAAGTCGCCAACTAAATGGATCCATTATACCATCTGAACGTAAGACCTTTCTTCCTTTAGTTATATCTTTTTTCATGCCATTGAAAACTACATCATTATTATAAAAAAAAGGAAGCTACATCATCTGCAGTGGAACTGCAGATTTGAATATTTGATCATTCTGGTTGCAGCTTGCAACTGATTCAGATTATCTATGACTGTTTAGGAGCCAGAAAGGGCCTTGTAAATGCTGGAAAATATATTTGAATAAAATTCTGATGGTCTAGCTTTGTAGGTTTGTGTATTGTATCGGACACGCTGAAATTGAGATCAGCCAAGATTTTGCACTTTTCTTTTGCTATTAGAGCTGCTAATCTGCAACACAATCATTCATGTTAAATTATTTCCTTATCACTACTTTAGTTCTGTACAATAACACATCATTCCAGATTTCCAGTTTTCTGTTTTGTACGAACTTCAGTTTTCCCAATTCCCTGAAATGTTGCGTTATTACTTACTGAAATTACAATTATCACAGTAAAGGAGCATAATAAGTAACAGATCCCTTAGAAAACAAGGTTTTAGAGTGTTAGCTTTCTGATCGGTTGCAGAAGGTAGAGTCCCAGTTGTCAGAGCCTTTTGCATTGGTCTTGGGTGGCTTCATATCATCTTTTCTTCCTAACTCCTGGTCCTAGATATAAAGCATATGTGCTGCTTGATGATGATATCagctctctctttactttgaattTTAGGACTCCTCGTTTAGGGAATGTTTAGCCAAAAAAAAGTTTTAACAACTCTTGGTGCAGGAAGTTTTTAGATGAAAAGTTTAGCAGTTGACAGTTAATGGTGTAACCTGGTATTTAGCTGCACCCATAGGATGCCTTTTAATCTACCTTTCATGAGTTCTTACTCCTTGCTCATTTCTAGTGCTATGAAATTGCTGTCAACATTTACCATATAATCCTGTAATCTTAATAGCCATGAATACCTCAATAATCTCTCATGTCATGTAGGTTGGAATGCTTGCATTGCTTTGGTCTGTGGAAATAGCATTGTCTGGTAAGAATGGTTTACTTTTCTGATAAAATTGTAGTGCTGATATATATGTGTATAGAAAATGTAGCCATTAAATTCCGAAATATTGAGTTTGGCTCCCTGATTATTCATCTATTAGTTTGTCCCTGCTCATGGAAATTTACTGGTCCTGCCCTTCCAACAGAGTAAATTTAACTTTCTATGACTGTAACTGTCATATGAACTGTTGTGGGTTGTGATGTGACTTGTCCTATTCATCTCATCATTTGTAGTTCAAGCAATTTGCACTCAGGAAGAACTTAGACAATGTGTGCTGCAACTTGTATCATCCTTGTAGGCTGTACAAATTATTGTGCGTAAGTGCATTTTGGTTTCCAGTTCTGACTCAGCTTTGAATTGCACTTGCAGCAAAAAAGGGAGTG
Above is a genomic segment from Miscanthus floridulus cultivar M001 chromosome 3, ASM1932011v1, whole genome shotgun sequence containing:
- the LOC136542842 gene encoding phytolongin Phyl2.2-like, which encodes MVSRPGRGAAAGGGAAPPPSFPSPGVAHPPSFPHHRHLTHTAAGRAHALLLSPPLALAAISRAPHLPASQLLLFLRRLRCLPEARMRDEMPRLALRLPLPPGDDAREADEVFAAEAHAEEEAARRDADLAARTTPKRDRASHRGRAGPAWTWRRQLWMVILADLLLLTILFAAWLAVCRGFSCIGR